One segment of Brassica napus cultivar Da-Ae chromosome C3, Da-Ae, whole genome shotgun sequence DNA contains the following:
- the LOC106362756 gene encoding uncharacterized protein LOC106362756 encodes MAQLPVVYGEWVVKGSLWEFVVNNWKGVRMFLVPNGCTHGELLEMAQEDYDLDKKIEKVVLTYSLPDVILQQMTQDTPPMHVTNDRQVRNLIDQSKVEAGVNDDVDVSDGDDSIFADEYTDEDTDEELDEDSNVVDDVQATADVVVDVDDGVNYNDYGKVKDEDSNEDANETLYDGHKEQCSGAEGRSLSLNDNIYVSQSFAGKDELVSKLKPVAMKCKFTFTAYKTPKTLYVAKCRVQGCGWKLRASVKHGPKTIWVTKYLKTHTCSVVDRMAQRKHYTPKYVARLFIDRVGIIDGLTTKHIDDEMREIFGMKLDYNTSYRALLSAQELVRGTTKDGYENLPFYLRQIEISNLGTVTCLENDGENRFKYLFLSLGALIAGFTYLRGVIVVDGTHLCGKYEGVMLVAAAQDGNFQIFPLAFAIVDAENDDSWEWFFTKLRSCVSDEYALVTVASLSSDIHALNINNSIS; translated from the exons ATGGCTCAGTTACCTGTTGTATACGGAGAATGGGTGGTGAAAGGCTCTTTGTGGGAGTTTGTGGTCAATAATTGGAAAGGAGTGAGAATGTTCCTTGTGCCTAATGGATGTACACATGGTGAACTTCTTGAAATGGcacaagaagattatgatctggataaGAAAATCGAGAAGGTGGTGCTAACATATTCCTTACCAGATGTCATTTTACAGCAAATGACTCAGGATACTCCTCCTATGCATGTCACGAATGATAGACAAGTGCGAaacttgatcga ccaaAGCAAAGTAGAAGCTGGAGTTAATGATGATGTTGATGTGTCTGATGGTGATGATAGTATATTTGCTGATGAATATACTGATGAAGATACTGATGAAGAGTTGGATGAAGATAGTAATGTTGTTGATGATGTTCAAGCAACTGctgatgttgttgttgatgttgACGATGGTGTAAACTACAATGATTACGGGAAAGTGAAAGATGAGGATTCTAACGAGGATGCAAATGAAACGCTTTATGATGGTCATAAAGAACAGTGCTCTGGTGCTGAAGGAAGATCGTTGTCCTTAAATGACAATATATATGTCAGTCAGAGTTTTGCTGGTAAGGATGAGCTTGTTTCAAAGCTGAAGCCGGTGGCTATGAAATGTAAATTTACATTCACAGCATATAAGACACCGAAAACTCTATATGTGGCTAAGTGTCGTGTTCAAGGATGTGGTTGGAAGcttagagcgagtgtgaagcatgggcCAAAGACAATTTGGGtgacaaaatatttgaaaactcatACATGTTCAGTGGTGGATCGAATGGCTCAACGGAAACATTATACTCCAAAATATGTTGCAAGACTATTTATAGATCGGGTTGGGATTATAGATGGGCTTACAACGAAGCATATCGATGATGAGATGAGGGAAATTTTTGGGATGAAGCTAGATTACAACACTTCGTACAGAGCTTTGTTATCTGCGCAAGAGTTGGTGAGAGGAACAACAAAAGATGGATATGAGAATCTGCCTTTTTATTTGCGTCAAATCGAGATATCGAATCTGGGAACTGTCACATGTCTTGAGAATGATGGTGAAAACAGATTTAAGTATTTATTCCTATCTCTTGGAGCTTTGATAGCTGGTTTTACCTATCTTAGGGGGGTTATTGTCGTGGATGGGACTCATCTATGTGGAAAGTATGAAGGAGTTATGCTAGTTGCAGCAGCCCAAGACggtaattttcagatttttccaTTGGCTTTTGCGATTGTGGATGCGGAGAATGATGATTCGTGGGAATGGTTTTTTACCAAATTGCGGAGTTGTGTTTCAGATGAGTATGCTTTGGTGACAGTAGCCTCTCTATCCTCTGATATACACGCCCTCAACATCAACAACTCCATctcttga